The DNA window ATACATCTACAGGTGATTATTGTGGCTATGAAACGGTTCAAGGATTGGATGATAAGGTAGAAAATGTCTGTAGATTAGCCGTAGATTTACTTAAAGCCAAAAGTATCCAGGGAGGTAAATATACCGTTGTTCTTGACCCTGAGTTATGTGGTGTATTTATTCACGAGGCTTTTGGACACTTAGCCGAGGCTGACCATATCTACGAAAATGAAAAGATGGAAGAACTGATGAAATTGGGTAAAAGGTTTGGCGGTGATGAACTAACAATAATTGACGACGCCACACTTCAACTTCAAGCAGGTTCTTATGCCTATGATGAGGAAGGAGTTCCTGCGGGCAAAACTGAGATTATTAAAAATGGGATATTTTTAAATCGCTTACATTCTTGTGAGACCGCGGCTAAAATGAATGCTAAACCCACCGCAAATGCCAGGGCGATTAATTATAATTTTGAACCAATTGTCCGGATGTCAAATACCTATCTTGAACCTCGAAATCTATCTTTTGAAGAGATGATAAGTGATGTCAAAGAAGGAATTTATGCCAAAGGATACATTGGTGGAAATACGGATTGTGAGATGTTTACCTTCTCGGCACAACAGGCTTATTTAATTAAAAATGGTCAGGTCAAAAACTTATTACGGGATATCGTGCTGACTGGAAATGTATTTGAAACATTAATGAATATCGAGGCGATTGGTAATGATTTAGTCTTTTATGGTGGGCTTGGTGGTTGTGGTAAAAATGGGCAGTCGCCGTTACCTGTTTCCTGCGGTGGACCACATATCCGAATTAAAAATATCGTAATTGGAGGAAAATAGTGGAAGATGTTTTAAATAATATTTTAAAATATACCCCAAATGCAGAAACCATTCACCAACAATTTATTTTAACTCAAACTAAATTCGAAAATAATAAGTTAAAATATATCAATACCAAACAAATCAATGGTTTGGGATTAAGGGTCATAAAAGAGGGTAAGATTGGATTTTCTTCAACCACAAATCTGACTAACCCATCCCAATTAATTGAAAATGCAATTATTAGTGCTAAATTTGGTCAAGAGGCTAAATTTGAATTCCCAACAAAACCACACATTCCTTCACAAATAAAAATATTCGATAAAGAGGTTGAGAATTTTACCATTGAACAAGGCGTAGAATTAGGGGAAAGCCTGATAGACCGACTATCAGACATTGAACCTGAGTTATTTTGTAAAGAGTTAGAGATTAATAAAACTATTTTAGAGACAAAGATTATGAATACATCAGGGGTTGATTTTGAATATCAAAAAACCATATTTACCTTTTGTGTTACTGGACTTTTAGTAAGAAATAATAGCCTCTTATGGCTAACTGAATATGTCAGTGGATGCAATTTGAATAAGGATATTAATTCTATTGTGAGCAAGATAAATGAGTCGTTAGCCTGGTCTAAAAATGAGCTTTCGGCTAAACCCAAAAAATTACCCGCAATATTTACTCCAAAATTAATCCCAACGCTTTTAGAGACCATTAAACTCGGTATAAATGGAAAATTAGTTCAAAAAGGTGCCTCGCCTTTGATTGGAAAACTCGGCGAAAGGATATTTGATGATAAAATAACTATTTATGACGATGCAACGATGGATTTTGGAATAAGTAGTTGTCCGGTAGATGGAGAAGGAATAGCCACACGAAAGACACCATTGATTGAACAAGGTGTCTTGAAAAATTATATCTTTGATTTACAAACCGCCGGTTTTTTAAAAACTAACTCCACTGGTAATGGCTATCGAGATTTTGATTCCTTACCTGCACCACATTGCAGTAATATTGTAGTTTTACCAGGAAATATGGACTTCTACGAGATGATTAAGGATATGAAGGAAGGAATTATTATAGATTTAGTTCTGGGTGGTGGGCAGAGTAATGTCTTAGCCGGTGAGTTTGCCTTTAATGTTGAATTGGGATTTAAGGTGGAAAATGGAGAGGTCGTTGGCAGATTGAAAGATACAATGGTTGCCTGTAATCTCTTTGATATTTTTAATAAAATACGGGCAATTGGCTCAAAGTTATCCGACTGGGAAGGGGTTAGAAGCCCACATTTTTACATCGATGAGGTAAATGTTACGGGAATAGGATAGAGGAATATTTCGACCTGTATGGTTAGAAATTATAAGCAATGATAAGATTATGGAGTCAGATAATAGGAGGGGAAGTGTCAGTGTGAGTGTCAGTGTCAGAAATCCTTCTGACAGTGTTACTTTAAATTGACACTGACACTCATTTTCAGGGGAAACGAGCATGCCCCTACGGGACACAAAGGGGGATGAAAATAGGTTTGATGGTTTGATGGTTCAGGTGAAATCAGGCTGAAGCCTGCGGCTACCAGCCTTCCCGAGTCCCGATTTTCAGGGGAAATTTCCACCCCCTTAATCCCCCGCCAGCGGGGGAGATAAAAAATTAAAAATCTGTGTAATCTGCGAAATCTGCGGATTATTTTCAGAGGAATAAACTTGCTTTTCATCGGTTCCTTGGTCTATAGTCTATGGTCTGAAGTAATCATACAGGTCGTAATTTTTTCTTGACTTATTATTAAATATATTGTATTCTAATAAGTCACTAATCAATTACCAAATCAAGGAGGAATAAGATATGAGTTTTCAACCACAAAATATCAGAAATGTAGGTATTGTTGGACATGGAGGCACTGGAAAGACTTCCTTTGCGGAAGCCTTACTTTTTAACACCAAAGTAACTAATAGATTAGGTCGAGTAGATGATGGGAATACTATATTTGACTATGACCCAAGCGAAATTGAACGAAAAATATCTATCAATGCAAGTTTAGCCTATCTGAATTGGAGAAATCATAAAATTAATATTATCGACACGCCAGGCTATACTGATTTCCTTGGAGAGGTAATTCGCTCATTAAGAGTAGCAGATGCCTGTCTGGTTTTGATAGATGCCACATCGGGTGTAGAGGTAGGTACTGAAATAGCCTGGAAATATGCAGATGAATACAACCTCCCCCGAATAATTTTTGTCAACAAAATGGATAAAGAAAATGTTGATTTTTATAAAATATTAGAGACAACAAAACAACACCTTGATTCAAAATCTAATATCGTTCCTATTCAATTACCTTTAGGCCAATCAGCAAGTTTTAGAGGGGTAATTGATTTAATTAAACTAAAATCTTATACTTACAAAGATGGAAAAAGTGAAGAAGGAGAAATTTCCCAGGATGAATTGAATAAGGTAAATCAGTTTCGAGAAAAATTATTAGAGGCAATAGCCGAAACATCAGATGAATTGACTGAGAAATACTTAGAAAATATGACCCTGGACGAAAGTGAAATTATAACTGGTTTAACCAATGGTGTTAAATCAAGGAAGATTATTCCTGTGGTTTGTGGTTCAAGTTATAACAATATTGGCGTATCTGCGGTATTAGATATGATAATAGACCTTTTCCCTGCACCAATTGAGCAAGGGGAGATTGTTGGAACTATCCCTGATAAAAAAAGGATATGTTCGCTGACTGCACCATTTAGTAGTTTAGTATTTAAGGTTATTACTGACCCGTATATTGGTGAATTGACTTTCTTTAGAGTTTATTCCGGCATAGTCCATAGTGGTGATGAAATCTATAATCCAACCAAGAATCACAAGGAAAAAGTTTCACAAATTTGTCAGATTATGGGTAAGAATCGGAATGATATTCCAGAGATTGGTTGTGGCGACATTGGGGCTTTGGTCAAATTTAAAGGGGCTTTTATTGGAAATACATTATGTTCGCCAAATGACCATATTGAATTTCCAAATATTATCTTTCCTGAATCAACCGCTGAGGTTGCGGTTAATCCCAAAACAAAACAAGACCAGGAGAAAATGAGTCTTGCCTTATCAAGACTTCATGATGAAGACCCAACCTTTCAGATTCGCTATGACCATGAGTTAGGTCAAACTATTGTTTCGGGAATGAGTGAATTGCATTTAGATGTAATGCTTCACAAATTACAAAAAAAGTTTGGGGCAGAGGTAAATATTGAAAGGCCTAAAGTGCCATATCGAGAAACGATTAAAACCAAATCTAAAGGTGAAGGAAAATACAAACGACAAACAGGTGGTCGAGGACAATACGGACATGCATTGATAGAAATTGAACCATTACCTCAAAATTCCGAAACCTCATTTGAATTTGAAGATAAAATTTTTGGTGGGGCTATCCCGGCTAAATATATTCCATCTATCGAAAAAGGCGTAAAAGAGGCAATGGCAAAGGGGATATTAGCGGGCTATCCTATTCTCTGGGTTAAGGTTATCTTATATGATGGTAGTTTTCATGAGGTAGATTCGTCGGATATTGCCTTTAGTTTAGCCGGGTCGTTTGCCTTTAAAGAGGCATTTCAGGATGCACATCCAGTTCTTATTGAACCAATTATGAAGGTTGAGGCAAAGGTGCCTGAAGAATATATGGGTGATGTTATTGGAGATTTGAATAGCCGACGAGGTAGAATTCAAGGGATAGAGCCGCTGGGTAGAATTCAAGTAGTCAATGCCTTTGTCCCTCAATCAGAAATGTATAAATACTCTACCTCATTGCGTTCGATTACTCGTGGTAAGGCAATTTATCACGCTGAATTCGCCTATTATGAAGAAATCCCGCATCAACTCGCAGAAAAAATTATCCAACAACATAAAGAAGAGAAACACTCATAACTCTGCGATTCACAAAGGATGACAAAAATAAAGGGACTCGGGACTCGGGGTTCGGGACTCGGATTTCGGATGGTGTCTGAAAATAACTCTAATAGTGAAATCTATACAGATTCGGACACTATTTCAACCTTTATGCTAGATTAAGACACCACCGATTTCTGGGTTCGAAGATTCTTTTATTCCCGAATCCCGAACCCCGAGTCCCTAGTCCCGATTTTCAGAAAAAATGGGTAAAAGGAAAAAGATAAAAGAAATAAAGATTGAGGAGTTTAGATTTTCAAGAACCGATTTATTTATTATCGTTGGGTTATTGGTTCTGGTTTTGATTTACTTCTTTAAATTGGCAATATCAAAAGGTATATTTATTACCGGTGACCTGACGCTGAGTGACTTGATGTCACAATACTACCCGTTTCGCCATCTTTTAGGTGAATCATTAAAAAACTTGCAGATTCCTCTCTGGACACAATATATCTTTGGTGGGTATCCTATTTTAGCTCAGGGTGAAATGGGTGCCTTCTATCCATTAAATCTTATCCTGTTTTCTCTGCTACCAGATTTTGTTGCCTTTAACTTCTCTGTTATACTAAACTTCTTTCTGGGAACATTGTTTCTATTTTTGTATGCCAGAGTAATCAATCTCAGCAAATCCGCATCTTTATTATCCGCAGTGGCGTTTTCCTTTTCTGGATTTTTTATCACTCAAATCAGGCACATTAATATGATAAATACGGCGATATGGATACCGTTATTATTTTTCTTGATTGAATATTACTTCAAAAAAAAGAATATAATTTATATTCTCCTGGCGGGGATGGTGTTTGGGATTCAGATATTAGCCGGTCATTTTCAGATTGCCTATTACTCAGTGCTGGGGACATCTTTATACTTTTTATTTAAAATAGGCCAAAACTATTTACTATCTCTTGAGAAAAAAACTAAATCCCGGCTACCTTTAATCCAAATCTCCAAAACCTTTTCTATTTTTTTTACAAAGAAATTGGCTTGTTTAGTGTTAATATTTGTCATTGGTGGAGCACTTGCAGGGATTCAATTATTACCAACTTATGAGTTTATGAAACAAGGCACGCGGTCACAAGGGTTAAGTTTTGATGAAGCGGTAGGTTGGGGTTATCAACCAAAACATCTCATCACCTTCGTTTTGCCTTATTTTTATGGCGATTATGCTAAAGGGACTTTTAATGAGGAGAACACCTTATTCTGGGAAAATTGCGGTTATGTTGGTATAATTCCATTGATATTAGCCTTACTGTCATCAGGATTATTAAAAACTAATGGTTATGTCAGGTTTTTTGCCTTCTTTCTAGTTTTATCTATAGCGCTGACAATGGGAAAATACACGCCGATATTCAAGATATTCTGGGAATTTATTCCCGGGGCACAATATTTCAGATTCCCCAATCGATTTTTATTATTTGTCGCTTTATCATTATCTGTCCTTGCAGGATTTGGGATGGATTACATTAAAAATCGAATCAAAATACCTTCATTTTGCTTTCAAGGTTCGATTCTAATATTAATTATTGATCTGTTTGTATTTGGGATAGGACATAATCCTGCGGTTGACCCAAAGGTATGGTTTTCTCCACCAGAGACAGTGAAATTTTTAGCACAGGATAAAGATTTCTTCCGTATCTGCAGTTTTGGAAATAATGAATCCTGGCGAATGGTATATTCAAAATCTTCTGGCTGGAAAGGAAATGACCTTGACCTTTATATCAAACATCGGGGTGTGCTTCAAGAGAATTTCAATATGATATATCACCTTGAGAGTTTCTTTGGTTATCCGCCTAAAAGTTTTGGTCTTCAACGGTGCTCAAACCTTTATTATTTCTTACTTTATCAGAAAATGAAACTCTATGGCAGACCAAATGAACCTTTGCCGTTTACTGTTCCCGAGCCTGCTTTCTCAAAAATATTAGGGATAATGAATGTTAAGTATATTTTATCCTTCTGGGAGATGAACGACCCTAATTTAGAAGTAGTAATGAAGACTGATTTTAAAAAGGTAATTCCAGACATAAAGGTGTATCAAAATAAAATGTTTTTACCCAGAGTTTATGTTGTGCCAAAGGCAAAGATAGTCAAAGGAGAGGGAGAAATTTTAGGGGAATTGAGTAACCCCGGATTTGACCCAAGGAAGGAAGTAATTATTGAAGAAGAAATAGATTTTAGGGGTGTAGATACAGCGAATTCCGCGGTAAAAATAACTAAATATTCACCGCTTGAGGTAATTATTGAGGCTAAGTTGACTGATGATGGTTTTTTAGTGCTTGGTGATACCTATTATCCTGGGTGGGAAGCCTTTGTTGATGACAAATTAACTAAGATTTACCAGGCAAATTATCTCCAGCGGGCAATTCCAATAAAAGAAGGCAGACATAAAATCCGATTTATCTATAACCCTATCTCTTTCAAAATCGGGGCAATAATTAGTATTCTTACTTTACTTTTAACCGTGATTTACCTTTGGAGAAGATTAACACAGGGTATCCATAGATGATGTAGATTGGATAAAAGGTTAAGGTTAGGGAGCCGGTATGGAAGTTGGGTTAGGAAGTTGGTGATAATTGGTTACCTGGACAAATTTCGTAATTATTCAGCCGCTGATGGACACGGATTAACACGGATGAAATAGAATGAGTTTAAAATATGAAAAAAGGTAAGCGTTCAGGGTGTAATAAAGGGAAAATGGAAAAATTTGGAAAAAGGGTAAATAAAATTAGTAACTATTCACCACGAAGAGCACGAAGGACACGAAATGGAATTTAATGTCTTGTAATTTTAGGTAGTGGCTGACAATAACTACAAATTTTTTTTAACCACAAAGATCACAGAGAGTTTCACAAAAGAGTCAAAGATTTTTGAGAGAATAAATTTTTCCCTTTATTTCTTTGTGTATTTTGTGGTTAATTTCAGAGACCATCTAATTTTCTTCGTGTTCTTCGTGTTCTTCGTGGTGAATAGTTACTCGCATCCAATGACTCTATTCGATAATTCGTAACCGTTCAGGCTATACATCAAAAGTGTAAGAAGGGGGATAAGGAGATAAGAGTGATATGGAGATAAGATAATAGAAATAGATTGAAATTTATAGAAATAGGGTAACTATTCACCACGAAGGACACGAAGTGAAATTTGATAAATTATCGTAATCGTTCAGGTAACACAAGAATAATATTGAATATTGAATGTAGAATACTGAATGTAGAATGATGAAGTTTCTGGATTTTTCTGTTTGGCCGTTTTTATATTTTGAACATTCTACATTCGATATTCTACATTCAATATTTTGTAAGTGTTCCGAAATCTCAATCAATATTAGTAACTCAAGACCTGAACGGTTACAAATTATCGAATAGAGTCATTGGATGCACTATAGCGGTGCATCGAACTCTTGAGCCATGTTTGTTTGAATTCACGTGGAAAGATTGGAAGAAGGCATAAAGAGATTTGTTCTGTAACATCTTAGTGTCCTTCGTGCTCTTCGTGGTGAATAGTTACGAAATAGGTAGAAATTGATTGTGGAAAACAACAAATTTCCATAAATTTCTATCAGTTTCTACTAATTTCAATTTTTTAAATAATATCCCCTTATCCCCTTAATCTCCATATCTCCTTTTGTTACACCACCTGAACGCTTACAAATTTGATTTGTAATTTTGCATTTTGATATTTGATTTAATTTCAAGTCTAACTCTCAGTTATCTCCCCCAAATCCTATTTTGCAGAATCCTACTGAGTGATATGAGCATCAAAATGATGCTTGATTGAAGTCTATTATACCTGCAAAGAAGGCATCTGTGGTAGTAAAATTTTGCTGAAATGTATCTTTTTCTTCTTGACATCAAATATCCTAATATGATAAACTTAAAATAGTTCTACAAATCTGTCAAAAAAACTGCCACAAAGTGGCTTAGTTCAACAAATCGCTGCACCTGATCCTCGCTTCGCTCAGGCGGGTGAGCTGGGTCGATAAGTGGATTTAAGATTTGATTAATTATGCTATTAAATTAGGGAATTTTAGAGGATCGAATGACTTTTGTCACTATTATTAGAAGCATAGTTTTTATACTTATAAATATTTCTATATTTCTAAACGCTATCCATCTTTGTTCTAAATATTATATGAGTAAACATTCTAAAATTGATAGTATCATATCTTTATTAGTTCTATATATTGGTCAAATAATTTTATTTTCATCCCTTTTAGGGGCTATAAATATTTTATCTTACTATAACCTCGTTATTTGTTTCATAATCTTATACTTAATAATTTATCTTTTTATAAAAGAAAAAAAATATATATATACAGACTTCTACAAAATCTACAATGTTCCACAAAAATTTATTAATTATTGTGAAAATAATCAAATTCTATTAGTATTATTAATTTTACTTTGCTCAATTTTATTAATTCATTTAAAAACAGCGATTTTAGAATTACCTAAAGATGGAGATAGTATAGGATATCATATTCCAATGGCAGTTGGATGGCTAAAGGAACAAACGCTCTATACATTCAATATTCCATGTTGGTTTTATCCAGGAAATAGTGAATTACTAACATTATGGCTTATATTGCCATTTAGGAATGATGTTCTGATTGGCTTGCAAAATTGGATTCCATTTTTAATTTGTCTACTTTCAATTTTTAGTATTTGTAAAAAATTAATGATAAATACTAATTGGATCATTTATGGTATTGTCGCTTTTTCATTTATTCATCCTGTTACTAGTCAATTAATTACCCAACAAAATGATATTTTAGTTGCTACATTTTTTATATCTTCTTTAAATTTTATGCTTATTTATTATGATAACAAAAATAAAACTGATTTACTTCTATATGGAATTTCTATGGGATTGTTATTAGGCTGTAAATATTCATGTATATATTATTTTATTGTATTATTAATAATCCACATATTTTTGTTTAACAGAAAGCAAAAAATAAGCTCTATAATAAATGATCTGTGGATGATCCTATTTATTACATTAATTTTTGGAGGATTTTGGTATATTAGGAATTGGATTATTACAGGTAGTCCTATTTATCCAGAGGGATTATCTTTGTTAGGATTTAATATCTTCAAACCTATTCCTAAAATTGAATTTTTCTATGATTTAAAACAAACCATGTTGCTTTATTATTGGAATAAAATAAAAATTTTTCTACTGTTCCTATCTGCATTAAAGAATCAAGGAGGAGTTATATATCTTTTTTCTTTTCCTATAGTTCTATTCTCGCTTGTAATAATTTTATGGCAAAAAAGAAAGAAGAAAGAAGTGTCTGTTTTACTTTTAGCCCCAATATTAGCCTTTTTATCTCTCTTAATAACACCACTTTGCGTGGAAAATGTTAAAGGAACGTTAAACCAGTTGAGGGGGGGATATACACCTATTAGATATGGGCTTCCATTTTTCGCATTGGTTAGCATTAATTTTTCATTTTTAATGAATGTTTTTAATAATTATATTCAAAAATGGTTATTAGAAATCGTATTATTTCTATTTATCTTAATAAGCATACCAGATTTTAAAGGAAAAACGTATTTAGTTTTTGTAATATCTATATTCATTTTCCTTTTTTTCGTACATA is part of the bacterium genome and encodes:
- a CDS encoding TldD/PmbA family protein; the encoded protein is MRNFIKNAINKAPKVDYLEIRIEENQTTKVDFIGKELENIGVTTKIGGNVRALVNGGFGFVSFNNIEQLETYIKLAVQEARLTGKSKTQFAFAQPVVDSKIISGGKDPGEISLEEKYHLCQQYNSIILNFSPLIQTSKVTYRDYYKKQYFANSQGTDILQEKVFSGISFVAMAKDGMNVQQAHTSTGDYCGYETVQGLDDKVENVCRLAVDLLKAKSIQGGKYTVVLDPELCGVFIHEAFGHLAEADHIYENEKMEELMKLGKRFGGDELTIIDDATLQLQAGSYAYDEEGVPAGKTEIIKNGIFLNRLHSCETAAKMNAKPTANARAINYNFEPIVRMSNTYLEPRNLSFEEMISDVKEGIYAKGYIGGNTDCEMFTFSAQQAYLIKNGQVKNLLRDIVLTGNVFETLMNIEAIGNDLVFYGGLGGCGKNGQSPLPVSCGGPHIRIKNIVIGGK
- a CDS encoding TldD/PmbA family protein; this encodes MEDVLNNILKYTPNAETIHQQFILTQTKFENNKLKYINTKQINGLGLRVIKEGKIGFSSTTNLTNPSQLIENAIISAKFGQEAKFEFPTKPHIPSQIKIFDKEVENFTIEQGVELGESLIDRLSDIEPELFCKELEINKTILETKIMNTSGVDFEYQKTIFTFCVTGLLVRNNSLLWLTEYVSGCNLNKDINSIVSKINESLAWSKNELSAKPKKLPAIFTPKLIPTLLETIKLGINGKLVQKGASPLIGKLGERIFDDKITIYDDATMDFGISSCPVDGEGIATRKTPLIEQGVLKNYIFDLQTAGFLKTNSTGNGYRDFDSLPAPHCSNIVVLPGNMDFYEMIKDMKEGIIIDLVLGGGQSNVLAGEFAFNVELGFKVENGEVVGRLKDTMVACNLFDIFNKIRAIGSKLSDWEGVRSPHFYIDEVNVTGIG
- the fusA gene encoding elongation factor G; translation: MSFQPQNIRNVGIVGHGGTGKTSFAEALLFNTKVTNRLGRVDDGNTIFDYDPSEIERKISINASLAYLNWRNHKINIIDTPGYTDFLGEVIRSLRVADACLVLIDATSGVEVGTEIAWKYADEYNLPRIIFVNKMDKENVDFYKILETTKQHLDSKSNIVPIQLPLGQSASFRGVIDLIKLKSYTYKDGKSEEGEISQDELNKVNQFREKLLEAIAETSDELTEKYLENMTLDESEIITGLTNGVKSRKIIPVVCGSSYNNIGVSAVLDMIIDLFPAPIEQGEIVGTIPDKKRICSLTAPFSSLVFKVITDPYIGELTFFRVYSGIVHSGDEIYNPTKNHKEKVSQICQIMGKNRNDIPEIGCGDIGALVKFKGAFIGNTLCSPNDHIEFPNIIFPESTAEVAVNPKTKQDQEKMSLALSRLHDEDPTFQIRYDHELGQTIVSGMSELHLDVMLHKLQKKFGAEVNIERPKVPYRETIKTKSKGEGKYKRQTGGRGQYGHALIEIEPLPQNSETSFEFEDKIFGGAIPAKYIPSIEKGVKEAMAKGILAGYPILWVKVILYDGSFHEVDSSDIAFSLAGSFAFKEAFQDAHPVLIEPIMKVEAKVPEEYMGDVIGDLNSRRGRIQGIEPLGRIQVVNAFVPQSEMYKYSTSLRSITRGKAIYHAEFAYYEEIPHQLAEKIIQQHKEEKHS
- a CDS encoding YfhO family protein — protein: MGKRKKIKEIKIEEFRFSRTDLFIIVGLLVLVLIYFFKLAISKGIFITGDLTLSDLMSQYYPFRHLLGESLKNLQIPLWTQYIFGGYPILAQGEMGAFYPLNLILFSLLPDFVAFNFSVILNFFLGTLFLFLYARVINLSKSASLLSAVAFSFSGFFITQIRHINMINTAIWIPLLFFLIEYYFKKKNIIYILLAGMVFGIQILAGHFQIAYYSVLGTSLYFLFKIGQNYLLSLEKKTKSRLPLIQISKTFSIFFTKKLACLVLIFVIGGALAGIQLLPTYEFMKQGTRSQGLSFDEAVGWGYQPKHLITFVLPYFYGDYAKGTFNEENTLFWENCGYVGIIPLILALLSSGLLKTNGYVRFFAFFLVLSIALTMGKYTPIFKIFWEFIPGAQYFRFPNRFLLFVALSLSVLAGFGMDYIKNRIKIPSFCFQGSILILIIDLFVFGIGHNPAVDPKVWFSPPETVKFLAQDKDFFRICSFGNNESWRMVYSKSSGWKGNDLDLYIKHRGVLQENFNMIYHLESFFGYPPKSFGLQRCSNLYYFLLYQKMKLYGRPNEPLPFTVPEPAFSKILGIMNVKYILSFWEMNDPNLEVVMKTDFKKVIPDIKVYQNKMFLPRVYVVPKAKIVKGEGEILGELSNPGFDPRKEVIIEEEIDFRGVDTANSAVKITKYSPLEVIIEAKLTDDGFLVLGDTYYPGWEAFVDDKLTKIYQANYLQRAIPIKEGRHKIRFIYNPISFKIGAIISILTLLLTVIYLWRRLTQGIHR